DNA from Onychomys torridus chromosome 1, mOncTor1.1, whole genome shotgun sequence:
ATACACCCACCAggcattttatgtgggttctggggatccaaacgcTGGTCCTCACACTTCTGTGGCAAGcagttttaaccactgagccattcccacAAACCCTCCCCCTTTCGTTGTTTCCTCTTTTCAGTGTGGCCCTGGCggtctggaactcgctctgtagcccaggctggcctcaaactcagagatccacctgcctctgcctcctgagtgctaggattagaggtgtgcaccaccaccacctggcttttccccccacttcccctttttgtttttaagacagcgTGTCAAGTATCCcagactggaactcactgtataactgaagatgaccttgaacttatgaccATTCTGCCtatctccttagtgctggaagAACAGTTGGCATTTGACAACACACCGGGGTTTATGTGTTACTGGGGTTCAGACCCAAGatttcatgtatgctaggcaaacactttactaagCTGAACCCCAAGCCCATGCACTTGtatacttgtatacacacacacacacacacacacacacacacacacacacacacacatattggtgTTTGAGCTGCGTGTCTTTGTTAGGGAGTTGGATCCACTGGAATttgaattacagacagttttgagctgccatatgggtgctgggtattgaacccgggtcctctggaagagcagccaatattcttaactgatgagccatctctccagctcccataataattgggtgtttttttgttttgttttttgtttttttggtgttgggaattgaacacaggccTTCAACTTAACACGTGATTCTGTAGTATATGTAGATCACCCTCCTTATATTCTGAGAGGGCAATGTCAGACCCGTGAGCTTCCTAGGGGAGTAGAAAACTGACCCTTGGATCTTTTCAATGGATAGATGAATGCCCTGGTGTAAAGGGGCAGAGCTAATATTTGGAAGGTTCATACCGTAGGTGGGTAGTATGCATGAACTGAGTTTTCTAAACCATGGAGGCCATTGTGTTGGGGGTACTGTCTCTTGACCTTCACAGTGGATCAGCACTAGGGCCCAAGCAGTCAGTGTCATTGGCCACAAAACCTTCCTGGTGACCTGAAGCAAGGtggaaaaatacacacacaatccTGACTCTGACTCTGGGTTATCAAGGCAAGAATCCTCCAGGCTTAAGACTATCCTGTtttagctgggcgtggtggtgcatgtctttaatcccagcactcaggaggcagaggccagaggatctctgtgagttcaaggctagcttagtctacagagtgagttccaggacagccagggctgttacacagagaaacattgtctcaaaaacaaaacaaaacaaacaaacaaaaaccaaaaaccaaaccaaacaaaaacaggaatctCCTGTCTTAGCCAAGGGTGGCAGTGCATATCTTTAccctcagcacctgggaggctgaagtgggaagatctcCAGTTTGAGGACACCTTGAGATACCTAGCGAGACCCTGTCTTGCTTAGGAGAAAAACAgcgaataaaagaaaagagaaaagaatctaATCGGGTATGGTAACTCattcttgtaatcctagcatgcaggaggtggaagcgggaggatcagaagttcaaggtcatccttggctacagagacagtcaacctgggctacaagaactcttgtcttttttttttttttttttccagagctgaggaccgaacccagggccttgcacttgctaggcaagcgccctaccactgagctaaatccccaaccccgaacttttgtcttaaaattatctagtcttcaaaatTTAGTCTGAAGGTCAGCCAGatgtctcagtcagtaaagcacttaCTGCCAAGACCGATGACTTGAGTTTTATCCTGGgttgggacccacatagtggaagcaGGGAACTGACTCCTGATAGCCATTCTTTGATTTCCACATAGAAACCACCATACGCATCCACTCtccccagtaaataaataaagaaagcatTATAAAAATAAGACTTAGCTCTATATGCTTGGCATTCAAACAGAAGGTGTAGTTACTCAAATATTCTACGTGGGTGGGTGGGACTTGTGATTTGTTCCTTAGataggcttttttgtttgtttgtttgttttctttctttttttttaattttagtttttcaagacaaggtttctctgtagctttggagcctgttctggactagctctgtagaccaggctggcctcaaactcacagagatccacctgcctctgtctcctgagtgctgggattacaggcatgcgccaccacctcccggcctgtttgtttttcaagacagggtttctgcctggctgtcctggttctCTGtttgtagaccatactggccttgaattcacacagatctgcctgcctctcccttctgagtgctgggactaaaggcatgtgccaccatgcctggcctagaTAGGCTTTAAAATATGAAGTTTATTATTGCTTTGTGTATGCATGGGCACACATGTCACAGTATGTACATGAGGGTTAGAGGAAAACTTtgaggagtctgttctctctacTTAAGAAAAAAGTATGACacatgcgcacatgtgtgtgtgtgtgtgtgtgcacgcgcgcgcgcgtgcgcgtatatgtaggtcaaagaacaacttttgggagttagtTTCCTTGTTCCACtatgtgagttctgaggattgaattcCAGTCACCAGGCTTTGTGTGGCAAGGGCCTTTTTACCTGCTGCTGTCTTGCCAGCCCTTAGGTAGCCCTTATATCTGACCTAAAGGAACCCTGTAAGTATATAAACATCATTTCCTGGATTTTCCAAAGGGAGGAACTCTCGCTAAAATATTCAGTGTGGAAAATATGGGTCAGgatccagagagagaaagaccagaGGAATCTGCACATCTTAAAGAAGtcacagccagacacagtggcacGTATCTGaatttctagcactcaggaggtggaggcaggaggataaagggttcaaggccatcctcctaTACATAGTTATTTCaaagctagcctgaactacatgagaccctgtctcaaaaaaaaagtcacactctttactttctctttcttctagatCATTGCCTATCAGCCATATGGGAAGTCTGTCGACTGGTGGTCTTTTGGAGTCCTGCTGTATGAGATGTTGGCAGGACAGGTAAGGGGAAGTGGGGGTGTGTTGACTTGACTAATGGCCGCATCGAGTGGATGTCCCTTTTTTGTGGCACTATTCTAGAAAGAACAGGGAGTCCAGTCTAAGAAAACATGCCAATCTGCTGGGAAGCTGGGGGCAGGACGGTGCTGTCCACGGTCCTGAAACATAGTCTTAACCGTgctggtttgatttttgtttcatctttttccTGTGGACCTCTTTGGTGGTCTGATGAACCATATCGACACTCTCCAGAACAATTAGATAGCCATAGTATTCATATGGGAAAGAATTCTTCAAATTCAAAAGATAACTGTGTGTGGTattacatgcctgtaaccccaccacttgggaggtggaCATAAGGGAAttaggagttcagggtcatctttggctacctagcctgggctacatgagaccctgtctcaaaacaatcagATAAGCAAGCAAGACAACAAACTTTTACTTTGTATTGCCTTTCCTAACCACAGAAGACTGAGCCACTTTCAGTGAGAAGAATCATTTCCGGTCTTCACTGCAGTCTCTCCTTCTGTGactgtgtctctgtccctctctctgcgtgtctctccttccctccctctctcattaAATGACACGTTGCCTAATTAACTCTCTGTTGGTTTGCATGACATAAAAAGACAGGCAGACAGTAGAGAGGTACACAGAACTGGGGCATGTGTGAGAGGCAATTGGAGATGAAGAGATGAAGGAGGGATGGTTTTCTAATTGCCCTCCCAGGACAGTCATCCatagggctggggctgggggacaCGTAATCAAATGCATTTGTTTGAAGTGGGTGATGAAGGGATGCGGGTTTGGGAGAGGCAGCCTGGCAAGCTCTGACGTGACTCTCCCTACTTTTGCAGCCGCCCTTTGAtggggaggatgaggaggagctGTTCCAAGCCATCATGGAGCAAACTGTCACCTATCCCAAGTCACTTTCTCGGGAAGCTGTGGCCATTTGCAAGGGGGTGAGAGGCCCCAGCTCCCAGCTTCTCCAGACCCACAGCCCATACACCCCAGTTGCCATCATTTTTTAGAAAAAGGTTCCTATTGCTCAAACCTCTTTACAGCCATCTGCTGCAATATTTTGCCACCTTGCTGTCATCCCAGGCCAAGGGTGGCCTCTACCTCATCATCCTTTGCAGTGCCCACATCCTGGCACACTGCAGGAAATGCTGAAGGGGAAAGGCCAGTCTTTCCAGAGCTGGGTGGGCCAGATTACCTCCCATCCCTGTGACTTTTATTCTTCAGGGATCTTGATGGGTTGCCCAAAccgtgagcctcagtttcttcttcccCAGTTGGTGCAGAAGAAAGTGCCTGACCCACAGAAGTTCTTCCATTTATAGCTCTCTTCcgtttctccctctcccttcttcctccttctttgggatttttctttagtctcctttattctctctgacccttataccaccacacttggttctaaggcatttttttaaaatttgtttttcgttttggagctgaggaccgaacctagggccttgtgctctaccactgagataaatccccaacctgatttTAAGGccttttaaattgcatttttttcttttgattttgtgtatgtgtatgtgtgtgtgtgtgtgtgtgtgtgtgtgtgtgtgtgtgtgtgtacgcacatatgtggaggtcagaggacacttttaGGGAGTCATTTCTacccttccatcatgtgagtcctaaggttcgaactcaggtcatccatctatcaggcatggtggcaagtgcctttgctcACTGAGCTATCTGGCAggtcctctctgtgtgtcttctgcAGTTCCTGACCAAGCACCCGGGAAAGCGCCTGGGCTCAGGGCCAGATGGTGAACCCACCATCCGGGCACACGGCTTTTTCCGCTGGATCGactgggagaggctggagagactggAGATAGCGCCCCCGTTCAGACCACGTCCGGTCAGTTGCTCTCCCAACTTCCATTCCTGGGGGCTGGGGCTCCAGAGCTTCAGTACTTGTATGTGGAGGTTGGGGTGGAGGGAACCCTTCGGCAGAGATGTTCCCAAAGAGAGAATCAGAGACCACGGAGATGTGCAAAGGTTCTGATTATCAGAGCTTAATTTTCCATCCGTTCCTATCACAGTGTGGGCGCAGTGGCGAAAACTTTGACAAGTTCTTCACTCGGGCGGCGCCAGCATTGACCCCGCCAGACCGCCTGGTCCTAGCCAGCATCGACCAAGCGGATTTCCAGGGCTTTACCTATGTAAACCCGGACTTCGTGCACCCAGACGCCCGTAGCCCCACAAGCCCAGTGCCCGTGCCTGTCATGTAATCTCACCTGACGCCGCTAGGTGTCCCCAGTGCCCCCCTCCGCCGCGCCGGCTGCAGCCCCACCTCAACCCAATCTCTAGCCCGGATTCTAGGTCCCGCACCCCAGCCTTCTGGCCTCTTTCCCGCACCCAACGGGTTCTAGATGCTGTTCCCAAGCATTGCtggcattttaaatgccatacaGTCTCTAGAGCCTTTCTGTGTTCTAGATCCCGTTGTGCCAAGCCttgttcccccacccccccccccaacatctGGATGCTGTTCCAATTGTTCCCAGAAACCCTACTCCGTGTGGGGTTCTAGACTCCATCTTGGTAGTTTTATgccttctccccacctccaccaccctgGGGGAAATAGTCTCATGAGATTGCCTGCTCCACACTAAGATTCCAGATCAGCCCGCCCGCATCCTTCAAGGCCCCTCCTACCTCCATTTCAGTTGTAGAGTTAAGTGGGAGGCTGGGCTCCGTGTTCCAGGCCACCTCCCTTCCAGGCTCTGGGGATTCCTGGCATGCACAGAGGGTTCTTTCCCCGACTGTTGTCAGACAGCGTTTGTTCTAGACATGTCCCAGAACCCATCTCTGCTCACCTGCCCCGTGCATGGCTCCAGCCTTGGTCGGAATCACATCCCCTCCCCCTTGTCCTCCGCAGTGCCTGCCACTCTCTGGGactttcttctctcccacccccTTCCTTTAGCCTCCCCCACCCAGACAGCTGCTGGAGAATAAATTTGGGATGCTGATGCTAAAATGTTTGGATGTTTTCTTGTAAGCTTGGGGAATGAAGAGGGTGCGGAGGTGGGCCGGCTGTACATAGAAACAAACATACGGGTGtgtggagagaggtgggggagagagcaTGCACAGacccataaaataaaagagaagacacCTTCGGCATGTGAGCGACATGCAGAGACTTTGTCAGAGAAGACCAATGTGACCACTTCAGTCACATACTTAATGAGGAAGAACACCCCTTGACCATTAACTGTGTCAGCAACTGACCAACCCTCCCCCAGATACCGCACGTGCATATTCACTCAGAGCAAaggcacgcacgcgcgcgcgcgcgcgcgcacacacacacacacacacacacacacacacacacacacacacacgccggGATCCAGAGAAGTCCTGGGAAGGGAGATGAAAGGCTGGCCTTCcgtggagggagagacagacatgaTCAGAAGAAAGGACCCCATGTTACAGAAGGCGAGACAATCAGAACCTGGGAGCTTAGAAAACGCTTAGCAAGACAGAAGCGTCCTCCCGCCCTTTTTTCCCCTGACCCACTTGCAAGTGTGTGTGGAAGGGAGCGGGGAGTGGAGGGGGCCAATCAAGATAGACTACGTTTCCCAGAAGACACTGGAGAAGACCTtgattcccacccccacccccccacgcCAGGTGCTAGCCTCTGGCCGCCAGGGCTGATGGGGAATGTAGTCTTTGGATCGGGCAGGGCAGCAGAATGTTGTGCCTGTCAGTGTGTTTGGAGGGGACAGAGCCTCAAAAGCTTAGCAGGTTCCTTTGAGAGCCTGGCATCTCCTCTTCTCTGGATTTCCGAGTCCTACTCTAACTGGATGCTGAAGCTGTCCCTTCCTTTCATCGGCATCTCCACTTCTGTGCCCCTATCCGGCTCCTGAAGGCCCCAGCCCAAATTCCGACCCTCGGCGGGCGGCCTGCCCCTTTAAGAGTGGCCCCGCTGACAtcacggcggggggggggggctggcccCGCTCCCGGCTCCGCGGCGGCTGCAGGACCCGGCTCTGCTCTGCGCCTGCCCGCCCGCTGCTCTAGGGACCCTGGCCCGGGACGCCCCTTCCCGCCTTCTCCAGCTGCCCAGACCCCAGGCTCCGCCCCTTGCCTGGCTACAGCCCCAGTCCTCATCAGGGGACCCCCATTCCGGCTTGCCCCTGCTGTCTCTCCTCAGAGagtacccatctatctatctatctatctatctatctatctatcatctatcatctatctctatttctctatctcccccaccccatctccaagCTCAAGATCCCTGGCTTTCAGTTTCCCTTGGTCCAAGGCCTCTGAGCTTTCCTTGGCTGGTTTCTGGGGCTCTCTGACCTCCCCACTTCCAGGGCCTCAGAATCTGAGCCTCTttagtggtgggggtggggacacctGAAACtactccatctctgtctctccttttctgtctgtctcctccagtCTCGGGACTCGTGAGTTccagaatcaatctctctctctctctctctctctctctctctctctctctctctctctctctctctctctctctctctctctctctcgggctctctgcctctgtttctattccctctccctccctgcctcccccccaccccatcctgaaGGCTCATCTCATTCCCTCTCTGCATCCTTCCCCCTacctccccgcccctcccctcctccgCAGTAGCCAATGAGCGGCCGCCGGTCCCTGCTCCCGGCTGCGTCCGCCGAGTGAGGCCGCGggcgcggggggtggggggtgggaggccGGGAGGGGGCCGGGACGCCGGGctcgggggcgggggcggggggcgcGGGCACCGGAGACcccggtggcggcggcggcggccggggCAAACCGCGGGGCCGGTCATGCGGCTGCGGGGCCCGCGGCCCGGAGCGTCCGCCCAGCCCTGAGAGAGGTAAGCGCGAGGGGAGGGTCCGGCAAGGCAGGGGGCTCCGCACTAGACCACTCTCAGCCGGAGTTGGGGCTCCGGGAGGTTAGAAGGGCCCCAGGAGTGGGATCCTGGGGGTTCCGGCGTCGGATTTGGGAAGGTTTGGGTGGATGGAGGGATATTTGGGCCTGGTGCATCCCGGAGGACCGGGGTCCGAGGGTCCGTCCGGGAGTAAGAAAGCAAACTCGTGGTGTTTGAGTTGTGGGATCGTAGCCACCGGGCAGGGTCTAGTCGGAGTCTTTGAGGAAGGCGGTAACCGATAAAGGCGGAGGACCCAGGCCGGTAGAGCAAGCTGTGAGTCTGGGAAAGGGTCCCTAGAAAAGCGAAGAGTTACGGTCTGGGAGATGGAGTTTTGGCTTGGGTTTTGAGGAAGGAAACTTCAGCCATTCAAATATCCAGATCGCGGAAACGCTGGGGTAACAGACCAGAAGGCGATTCCAGGCCTGGTAGTGGTGGAGTGGGGGTGTCCCAGAGGAGGGATGGTTGCAGAGACGGAGCTCTGAGTGGGTCGGGTAGAAAGAAGATGAACTGGACGGGAGAAGGAGTGGGCTTCATGTGAGAAGTGAGGGGAATTGGAAAGGTCCAGCTCTCCCACCAGTCGGAGGAGCAGACCCGGAGGCTGAGGTCAGCTACCTGGACCGAGACAGTCCAGtgactgggtgactgggtggATAATGCTTGTAGGAGCCGAAGACTGGAAGCGGAGCAGGCAGCTGGCGGTCAAGCTTCAGAGCTACttggagggggatgggaggaaaaGCTAGCCAGAGCTCTGACAGAATCTAGATCTCTGGGTCGTCCACGAGGCTGAGGTTGGAAGCAAGGAGTTCTGGAGGCTTGAAGTGCAGGGAtgtcgggtgtgtgtgtggggtgggtgggtgggtgagtgggtaaCTCTGATTCTAGAGTCTTACTGGGATGAGGTAGATTCCCAATGCTCACAGAACTATGAGGAAATGTGGAAAGTGGAGTCTCATGTCGTCTTTATTGCTCTGTTGGGGAAATGTCTGGGGGGAGTTGCTTCAAACTTTCTAATGAAAAAAAGATGATGggtaggagctggaaagatggcggctcagtggttaagcatacttgctgctcttccagaagactggagtttggttctcagcacccatattaggTGATTCACAATCATCTATTACTCCAGTTTCAGAATATCCATTACCTCTGGCCTCTCTTTCACTGGGATCTATCAACtatggcctcctcaggcacctgcattcTCCTGAACATACccacacgtgcgtgcacacacacacacacacacacacacacacacacacacacagagagagagagagagagagagagagagagagagagagagagagagagagagatttttttaaaaaggggaatgAGTGAGTGCCTCTGGTCATAGAAGACTCTGGCTGAGGTAAATTGGGGGCACCAAGATGACTCCTGCATGGCATTTTGTCACAAGGAGGGATTTCTTGTGTGGCGAGTGGGGGGTGTAAGTGTAGATAAAGAATTTgggggctgttgagatggctcagtgggtaaaggtgcttgcttctgAGTGTCTGGCCAGTCTAGCTGATGACCTCAGTTAGATCCCTCTATACTTAAAAAAGATCTGGGGAGCCTTCAGGACCCTCCCTAGTTAGCACTTCCAAGCCCCTAATTGGAATTTGGGAGGTCTCAGATATAAACTGATTAGGTATTTCTTGCTTGGAGTAGAACTTGACTGGACAGTTCTAGCATGGGAAATCAGGTCCAGAGTTGGGCAGAATTTGGGGAATGGGATGGGGTGTACTGGAATTCCTGGTAGGACAGTCAGTTCAGAGTGCTGTTTTCTTGTTTGCAGGATGCAGGACCTTGGTTTTACTGGAGTTATCTGGTTGGGAATGCTGGGTTGGAGAGGCCCAGCTCAAGGTCTTGATAGTCTAGAATCTCTAACCCAGGTCATAGCTTCAGCTCTCTGGGCTCTAATGTCCTGGAAGAAATTCCAGCACCTCAGGTTCAGGGGCATGCCTGGATCTGGAAGGATAGGATTGAGGTTTGCATCTGCGATTGTACAACTGATTTGACTccgagctagggagatggctcagagggtaaagcaTTAGCCACAGaagtgtgaggacccaagttcagagtCCTCGAACCCACATAAGGCTGCCAGTCGTGGTAGTATGTATCTGTAGTGAAAGCATTTCTATCATGAGATAGGAGATGCAGACAGAAGAATCATGGCTCAAATTTGCATGGCAGCTAGCTTGGCATATGCAGGTGCAAACAAGAAGTTCTATTTCAAATATGGTGGAATGTGACAggcacctgaggttgtcctctgaccgccataGATGTCTACTTGTACTCATACAtgtgaactcacacacacacacacacacacacacacacacacacacagacacacagacacacagacacacaggggtGATCATAAAAAGTTACAACTGAGTGTCAGGGTGAAGATAAGCATCTAAGAGTGTCAACTCAGGAGGAGGACTGTGCTCCAAGTCTTTCATAGGCCTGAAGTCAAGTGTGTGAGTCCAGGGTATGGGGTTAGGGAGCCTTGAGTGGTGACCTACTTTGGGGATAATCGGATATGTTTTGAAAACAGGTTCTACATATACAGGTCATAGCACAGAGTTAAAGCTGGGTAGCATGGGATCGAATTTCTGAATAAATCAAGTTGTCCATAATTCAGTGTCAAAACCTAGTACCCCAGTATTTAAAATGTGATAGCAGGCCTtttgtgggggtggtggtgtctaGTGCTCACAGCTGAGGGCTAATCAGGGCACAGAGTCAGGGTTGAGGTATCAGGTCCAAATATGAAGCTGTTGATTAGGGTAGTTTCTGAGACACTGGCTTACTTCAAAGGTTAAGGACTCCGCTAAGGTCTAGCTTCTCAAATTGGGGTTGCAAGCCAACATTGGAAGTTGGATATAGGGGACTCTGTCTTGGGTTGAGAATTTGGATTCTAATCAGAATCCTGACACTTTGGATTTCTGGTCTAGACATGGCTCAAGTCAAGAGTCATCTTCAGGTTTGACTTAAAGATTGGCTGCAAGTCTTATCTCAAGTTGAGGATCTATATCCATAAAGACAGAGCTCAGTGATGGGTCCGGGAAGTCCATTATGGAAGTTTGGAGTCAACATTGGCATCTCTGTTCAGAGTTCAGGGCTGGGATGGTGGGTCACTGCACAGAAATCAGACTTGGGTGTTTGGTTTTAGAGTTTCTGTCTCTGACCAGAGCTAATGTCCCAAATGGCTGCATGAGTTTGGGGACCCTGGACACTCTCTACTATAGCTTCTGGTTCCACAGGCCCCGCAGGGCGCCCCCCGCCGCTCAGGATGAGTCACTGCAGCAGCCGCGCCCTGACCCTGCTGAGCAGCGTGTTTGGTGCCTGCGGCCTGCTCCTTGTGGGCATCGCGGTCAGCACGGACTACTGGCTGTACATGGAGGAGGGGACCGTTTTGCCCCAGAACCAGACCACCGAGGTCAAGATGGCGCTGCACGCTGGCCTCTGGAGAGTCTGCTTCTTTGCAGGTGCCAGCCCCTCACCTGCCCTCACTCATCCCAAAGTCTTTATCTGTAGTCATATATCTTAGACTCCAGTAATCCAGTAGCTGTTTTTATCCCTATCTTAGAAGTTAAATTTCAGCACAGATCCTCATACCTACCCCTTTATTCCCTAGATACTGAAGCGCAGATACTCAAAATCCATGTCTGTACTCTTTCCCCCAGTCTCGAGAACGCTGTTAGAAGTCATAAGCCTAGGATCAGGAAGGAGATGCTTCAGCGGATAGGGTGCTTAGCATCATTATGATGACCCGAGTTTcatccccagacccacatgggtggaaggagagagtctgTTCCTGAATGTTGTTCTCCAACTTCCACGCTTGCACACTGGCATGATCACACCTGTCTCCCCTAAAAATTagctatataatttttaaagaaccaaTAAAAAAGTCATAATTCTAGGGCTAGAGCTGTAGGAAGTGCAATTGGTCAAATGCTTGTTTAGCACACAGGAAGTTTTGAGATGGACCCCTGGAAATTCATAAATTACGAGTAagggtacatgtctataatcatGGCATCTGGGAgatcagaggcaagaggatcaaggtcatcctcagctatggagaaagttcaaagccagcctgagatacaagcgactgtctcaaaaacaaacaaacaaaaaatacacagaaaacaaaaccagtaaaGAGTTTATATTCAGAACTTATTCTTTGGACAGTTCCAGTGTTTCATGGTAGGATGTTAAAATCcgccctcctccaccctccaatCTCCAGAGCAATCAAGATCTCCCAATACTATGGCTCTCTCCCATCCTACTTGTTCATTCACTCTTCAGTACTTGGGATGGGACCCAAAGCCTCTTgcatgcttgcttggcaagtgctctacttctgagctgcatccccagctttCTCTTTACTTCCTATTTGGAGACAGGACTTGATTAAATTGACCAGGCTGGATTGAATCTCATGATGTATGTAGCCCAGCTGTTCTTGCACttacaatccccctgcctcaaaaTCCCCAGTCCTCTATGCCCAGGCCTCAACTGGCTCAGCCCATGAGCAGTGTAGATTGTGAATGTTGGGTGAAATGTCCCATTTTTATCCTGGGTCCTCTTCTGCCCCTGACAGCCTCCCTTGAGTCCTGGAGCCTCTCCTCCACCCATGCTTTCTTATCTTCCTCCCCACCAGGTCGGGAGAAGGGCCGCTGTGTGGCTTCCGAGTACTTTCTTGAACCAGAGATCAACTTGGTGACGGAAAACACAGAGAATATTCTGAGTGAGGGGGAGCAGGGAAGGGGCCCAGGCAACGAGAGGGTTTGGGGAGAAAGAACAGGATTATGTATGAAAGGGGGGGTTCACACATAGGGCAGAGGGTTGAAAGAAGAAAGACTTttgggagagaagaaagcaaatagaAATATCTTGGCTGGGATAGGGAGGGGTCTGCACGAGAGGCATGGAGTTGAACCAAGGGTATGGTTTAGTTGAGAGTGCAGTCAGCAGATGATGTAGCTAACAACTATGGGGTGGAATAGGTGGGAAAGGGGAGATGCTAAAGGGAAGGGCAtggggaggtggctcactggAGACTTGTCCCTCACCCCTGCTCTCcttgtccccctcccccagagaCAGTGCGCACAGCTACTCCCTTCCCTATGGTTAGTCTCTTCCTTGTGTTCACCGCTTTCGTCATCAGCAACATTGGCCACATCCGACCTCAGAGGACCATTCTGGCCTTTGTGTCTGGCATCTTCTTCATTTTATCAGGTGAGTCCAAGGAACTGTGGGCTGGGGCAGGGTGAGGAGGGTGAGAGATTGCTTCGACTTCCAGGAACTCGGGAGGGACCTTCTTCCCCTAGTGGTTTATTTGCTGTGTGCCCTAGAAGGCGTGTAGGACCTCTGTGTAAAGTAGAGATAGCGCAGTGC
Protein-coding regions in this window:
- the Cacng7 gene encoding voltage-dependent calcium channel gamma-7 subunit, which codes for MSHCSSRALTLLSSVFGACGLLLVGIAVSTDYWLYMEEGTVLPQNQTTEVKMALHAGLWRVCFFAGREKGRCVASEYFLEPEINLVTENTENILKTVRTATPFPMVSLFLVFTAFVISNIGHIRPQRTILAFVSGIFFILSGLSLVVGLVLYISSINDEVMNRPSSSEQYFHYRYGWSFAFAASSFLLKEGAGVMSVYLFTKRYAEEEMYRPHPAFYRPRLSDCSDYSGQFLQPEAWRRGRSPSDISSDVSIQMTQNYPPAIKYPDHLHISTSPC